One Anguilla rostrata isolate EN2019 chromosome 15, ASM1855537v3, whole genome shotgun sequence genomic window, TACTGTTTATGCAATGTCAAATGTAGCAGGGCAGCGAAACAGTTATTCTGCGTGTAACGCGACTATTCCTGCCTCCCGCCTAATGTACGCAgaaataggctccagcactccccgcAACCCTAACCAGAAATAAGTCGGTATAgatcatggatggatggattaatAGTTTACTTGCGTTATATTAGTTCTTTCGCACACTTAATAAACAGCCAGCTGTGCACTGTAATAAAACTATGTAGCTATTATAAATCTAGGTACATACATTACAGTTAGTTAATGGAATGAGGGGACAGTTCACTGTCTACTCCTAACtgaaaataactaaatattaatttcttaaaaattggacttaatgtttcttttttgtagaGAATGATGACCTATTTAGAGTATGTCTTACCAGTCTCTTTAACAGAAAAGGCATTATTCTGTGTCGCACACACAGCGTTTGAATTGCTTGTGACAGTTGGTCCCTATATAGCTAGTGTGATGGCATTAATCCTCTATTAGCACTAATACACTTTGTGCTGAGGGAGCGCACACAGAGCGGATAATGTGTAGCGTGTAACTTGCTCCGGTCCAGAAGTGTCGTCATGCTATATCAATGAATGCAAGTGGCAAGGATCGCTTGTGCTGTGTTACTGTAATGTTGTACAACATCTTTGAAAAAACATGTGAATACAACTGGAATATATTAAGTTACCCCGTGTCTTGTACTACTTCTTTCGGGCATGCAAACACTGCTATCACAACAGGATGTCTGGGGACTTGGTGGGCGTTTGGGAAGTAGCGTTGAGCGATGGCGTTCACAGGATCGAATTTGAGCACGGCACCACTACGGGAAAACGCGTCATTTACATTGATGGAAAGGTAAGCCTCCCTCTTTTTGAGGCTATTGAAGCTGGTTTCTCAGATTGGCACTGTAAGTCTGGTGAATGAAATTTAAACACAATGACCAGGCGACTTATAAGGCACTTAGATGCGAAGTGGAGTCAGCACACTGGGATTTAAAAGAATTACTTGAAAGTcagtttttagaaaaaatatcatgttttttaaatccatttagAAAATTCCAGGAGGCAAAGtgcaacaaattaaaacaaggtGCAAAGCGGAAGGTGGAATAAAGCAAAAAGCAAACGGTTCAGTCCATGCGACTTTCCTCGGTGCAAAAGAACAACATAACAGGCAACAAAGTGCATACTTATAGTGCACGTAATCACAATCATGTGACACAGTCTGACAAAATCAGATTTGTCTTTTGAGACTTTATTTgacctttttattgtttttctttcattttccttatgttgcctttttatgtttttatatctCAGTGTATTGTTGATTTGATgtcttttgatatttttgaaaatgtaattaaaattatacattaaaggcatactacaGTATGCAAGATTTTTAGCCAtactgtggtcctgtgtttacaatcaaatagTCTCATTTCACTTCACTGTACATGTGCTTCTTCAATTCCGAAATACAGGCAGAGGGGCACGGATTTGTCAAATCCATGGACTACATTTAGTAACTGTATGTTGTAACATTTGTATGCAAGTATTCAAATGaacttgtttatattttttactttacaggAAGTGGTGAGAAGGGACTGGATGTTCAAACTTGTGGGAAAAGAGACTTTCACTGTTGGGGGCACGGAAACCAAAGCAACGATAAACATCGATGCAGTCAGTGGCTTTGCTTACGAATACACCTTGGAGATCAATGGCAAGAGCCTCAAAAAATACatggagaacagagccaaagTCACCAGTACGTGGGTGCTGAACCTTGATGGTGTTGACTGCAGGATAGTTCTAGGTAAGAGATTTGTAGTGCCTGTGATAGCATGGTGTCATGATGAGTGCTTTAACGTGTAGGGACAATCTCACTTCAACCCCCTCCCTTCCGTGCCGTAGTGGCCACCTTGGTGATGTGAGGAAGAATTCAGGATGTATTCTTGTGGGTTGGATTGTTCAGGACCACTTACATTTAAAGGGTTGGATTGACTGAAGCAGTGGGCTCACTGAAGAGGATGTGCCGGCCGGATCATCTTTTGCACATCTGTATGCATACAAATGAAACACAGATCAGCTACAGAAGAATGCGACCTTAGTTTCCTATATTTCTTTTGCATGTTAATAGTTAAACCCTTCAGCCAGGCTAAGGCTGCCATCACAAGTTTTGATACAAGACCACCTTTTCACTTTTACCTAATAATGGCCTTTAATGTATAttgtatgtgtaataatataatatataatatatatatatatatatattaaaatacacattataTATTGTTATTGGGGTTATTGACTGTAGCAGTCTGTATAGAAACTAGTCATTTGCAGTCACGATTTACCCATGAGTAATTTgcttaacctaaattgcttcagtatatacccaactgtatgaatgaatgctatataaaaatgcaaaagctgtgtaagtcactctggatacgAGCGTCTGATAAGTACCTATAAACATAGCTCTGAAACACATTGTGGTTATAAAGTCTTCAGCTGCCCTTTTTGCTTGGAGAGCCAATTGAATTTTGCAATCTCTTTTGACAGAGAAAGACACGATGGACATATGGTGCAATGGTCAAAAAATGGAGACTGCGGTAAGCTTTCTGTAGAGTTGCTACCTTCTCAGCTGGTAAACCCAGATGATGGgacacattaatttattaactgCAACATCTCTGCATTGCCTTGCAAGCATATTCTCAACCATGGCAAATTACTGCCAATTTAAGATGTAGCATtatacactgctgtgaaataaattCATCATATTCTCCAAAATTTCCACAAATGTATAATGCATTGCACTTTATTCCATTTCCGTAAGGGGAAATATGGGGAAACAACCCTGCATTAGGGCTCTAATTAAAATGGGCCCtgaccctgttttttttttcggtgcACAGGGCGAGTTTGTGGAGGACGGCACGGAGACGCACTTCACCGTGGCCGACCATGACTGCTGCATCAAGGCCGTGAGCAGCGGGAAGAAACGGGACGGACTGATCCACACCCTGCTGGTGGACGGGGTGGAGGTGACCGAGTCCACCGAGTGAAAAGGACAGGGGTGGCGGTGGCGTCGCAATTCAAACTTCAAGATGTCCCAACATTCAAAAGCATATTCCTCCCAAGAGCAGGCCCGCTGCATTTTACACCAGCAGAAAAGCAAgctgtatttattattgtttttaaaaaaatcagaaatgtaGTTTATATGTAATTTTATACATGTAGTATGCGTTGAGGGGGAGGAACAGTCGCAGTCGCTGGTAGATTTCATCAGTTGTTTAAATAAGCGTGGGAACGTCAATGTGATGCTAGGAGGGCTCAGCTCCACTTTGAGAAAAGATCCTGTTTGACTCCAAGGAtttgcaaggtttttttttttgttgcaataaCCAGCATTCCAGAGGAAGTGCACTTTCTGCTGTTACATTATGTGCTGTGAATAGATCCTAGGTCCAGGATGACATGCTTATAGTGGCACTATAAACCTAGTCGAACTCCTAATGGAGGCGTTTCAGTGAAGCCCGTAGCTCAAAGTCACTGCAGCAGTATGTTGCATTTGAACATGAATTTGACAACTCCCTGGTGCAGAGCCAGTGAAATTGAACCACTActtcacaaatacattttctgtgtccTTTTATGCTTGTACATTGGCACTATGCGTACTATACAATCTACAAAGTCTGTCATGAAAACATGCCTACTTAGTTGAAAGATTTACAGTCGCCTCAGGGCAATGTTTATGTAACTTATTCTTATGTACTAGATTGTTTGCGTGTCATCTCAGGTCCTGGGAGATACATTCGGTTTCTATATAAAagacattacaaaataaaacatcaacatcTGTGAAAAGTAAACTGacagtgtgatttttattttattttcagtacacTGGTTTATGATAAGGGAATTCCTCTACCAATAAGTGGATCACGCCAAAAAGAAATTGTCCAAGGCACATACAGTATTGTTCTCATTGTCAATCTTGTTAATGGGCATGAGTTGCATAATGGTCCTCCAAGTGACTGTATAAGGTACAGTTTAAAAAAGTGGTTTTAAATATATAACCTGACTTAGACAGACATATGGGTACAACAATTTAAGATATTGAAACACAGCAGAAGATAACTTGGTTTGGGGTGGCACTTGCTGCCCCAGTTCCACTGCATTCCTTAAGAAAACTATGCAGCAGTATACCTATAGGTATTTCATGAAAGGATAATGACGCACTAGCTTGTATTTGTAGGGCTGTTAAGCCACTTTGCATATTGCATACTGCTGATTACATTAATGTGTGCTTCTTTGTACAGATATGAAAACTGATGGCTGTTTTCtatattcaatattttcaattaaaaagaaGACAGTTGGATAACAGGCTATAATAAAGTTAGTTgacccacaaatacacattctATGTGATTTGATCAAAAAAGGCTATTTGGTACTTagctatttatttaaaatttatatattGATATATGTCAGGACAAGAAAGTCTTTTCACTTACAGGTGTATGATTAAGATGTAATGGCCATATACTGAGGTTTAATTTCATAACCATAAAACCAGGATTGTCTAATTTAATCATTCAGAATATAACCATAAGAGAAATACACTTTACATAGAGCTCTAATTCATTTACCAGAAATCATTTAAATCTATTACAATCATAAGAAGTAATTTCTTGATAAAcataagaaaaatgttttgcaaaatgtTTGCCAACTAGATACATAAAACTATGCAATATGCTAACTTCAGTGAGCCAAGCTCCCATTTCTGATTTATTtctgaaggaaaaaaggaatccaaaaacaaataaaacgtCAAATGAAAtcatatgcacacaaaacagTTCTTCCCTAGATACTAAATGTCTTGGAACTTCAATCACTTGTTGTTCCAGGGGTTATTAGGCTGTTGGTTGAGAGGCATTTCTAAaaattttaagttaaaaaaaaaataatatcaaggGTCAACAGTCTATACTATTTTAGATAAACCTGTTTTTCACATTGACCATTTTCAAATTCTATaatttttctcatatttttcattttggtcTTCAGCCTGCACACCAAACTCCCTGTTCACTGTATTATTTCACGCTATGCACCACATGCGCCATGTCTACAGGGAAGTACCTTTTTGAACATGTTTTCTGCATGTGAGCAGATACACAGGAAGAGCCTGGTGACTGTTGAAGATGACATGAGTGTCCCTGCCACCGCTTACACTGTCATATCGACAGAGGGGGTCTGAGCCAAGGGCAGGAGGAATGATTAGGTCAGGTGATCCCATGGTGTCCTTCCCTGTCAACACCTGCGcctgaaaaatgtacatgtacTCCTCGTTTTCCAAGTGCTCTGCCAGCTTCCTCGCTGCAGACGAACTGCCACCGAAATAGATTCCAGCTCCATACTTTTGctctaaaacaaaacaaaggctAGACTGAAGGAGCATTACAtaataagaaaacaataaaagaatAAACTACTGCAATTTACCTACATAGTTGGAATTTACCTGTGGAAATTGTACTTTGTTACAATGGTGGTTGCAAGCTAGAGGATAGGCTATCAACAAATTGGatatcatatttcaaaatgatgcCCTGTGTCTTCCTAAATGGTATTAAcgaatattaataaattatctCTCAATGGATAACAAACACACCCAAAGATAATGAACCTGCACTTGTATTCCATTTCGTAAAATAAGTAcattgaaacaatgaatatttgTACTACTTCTTTGATGCCTAATTGTACTACTTTTTGTATTGCACATAgtaatatatacatgcatacattttaaaataaatgttaaatcgTATCACCAAATTGGAAGTAATTTTATACATCCTACCCATCATTTATCAGAAGTGCCACACAAATTCTGGGTGATGAGAGAATTCACACTTagcactgaaaatatttgtaaCTAACAGCGAACAAGCAGGcaagaaatatttcatttgatcCTATGAATGCTTGCTTCTTAGTCGTTTAAGTGGTTACTGTTAGTGGTTTGTAAAGAGGACCTGGTCGTACCCTTGGGTGGAGAGTACTGCCTCTGGAACCCAACACGGCACACCAGGTCACAGAACTGTGCTGGAACCTGCTGGTACAGGCGCTTGGGTCTGCCGGACACCTGTCTCTCCTTCTGCTGGAAATGATGCTCCAGAAGAGGGTTCTCCACCTTCTCAATCTGTAACGGCAGAGGCATCACCTTATACAGCTGGGTGTTGCTAGAGCTATGAtgcatgcaatgtaaatgtCAGGATGCAGACCACTATCATTAATTGAtgctttaaaatgtactttaaaatacaatttgaaaGAGAAACTAAAAACAATGAGCTAAGTATTGTCACCAACCTTAACGACATCAAGGTCAATAAAGTCTTGATCTGCATAGCCAAGGGCCTTAAGATCTACCACCGTCCTTTGATAAAAGGACCCATTATGGAATTTCAGGTCCATGGGATTGTCTCTATACAAGCCTGGAAAAAAGAACAGGTACAGTTGATTGAGGGGGAACTACAGGACGGACACAGCCTGCACAATACCACAAAACCCACATTCACTTACATTTCCTATCAATATGACAGCCCCTCCCATTGGGATGTTTTGCCTCCATTTTTCTGAGGGAAACCTGGAGATCGCAACCGTCCACTTCAATGGTCAGAGTGTCACATCTTGCAAGGAGGGCCCTTTCCAAAGTGCCAGTTATTTCCGGTTCTTCAAACCCAGGGAATTCAGTGAACCTCCAGCGGACCACGTTGTGCATCATGGCGCTCTCCTCGGTCCGGGCAAATTCCTCCTGGGCCTCACAGCACAAAGCCTCCACCCTCAGCGCAGCCTCCCGCACTCCTAGCTTGGGTCCTGTGATGGTCACCCCAGCTATACCATCCTTAAGGAACTCCCGAATGGACAAATCAAAAGCAGCCTGGAAGTCCTGGAGCTCCGCATGCTCTTTCTGGCCAAAGTACAGGATGTGGTTGTTAAGTATGGTGCATTTATTGGAGGTCAAGTAAACCATTTCAGCAATCCATCTTGCCGCTTCCCTCTGATCTGCTTTGAAGGCACTGCGAAGCTCAATGCATGGTTGTTCTCCAGTGCGAGCCCGGCCACCATCATAGGAGCCTGATGGTACTGGATAGATTTCTAAAAATCAACAATACAATATAAAGCACAATGTCCTGCATTTGGCGAACATAGTGCATACATGGGAGAGTCCTATTCTGCCTGTTTTACAGAATGTAACACAGAATGTAATGTCAGGTTGACACTCAAGGccatatataaatgcagtacaaaggaaaacaagGAATCATCTGGATAAAACTATAATTGTGCAAAAACGAAGGTGtttaatggaaataaagtaaCGTTAACCGCTTTAAGAAATCTAAGTGTTGAATATTTAATCAGTACTTACTCTTGCTACTTGCTTTTTACATACCTTTGCTAGCAGTGCTGAATTCGCTGGACTGTTTTCCTTTGTGAAAAGCCATCTCATTTTGAAAAGCCTTTGAACACAAGGTTGGAAAAGTGTTTCTCTTTCAATCTAATTTACATGGGTTGAGTTTGAATTTAGATACAAACGTGATAAAAGGGTTAAAGAGATAAGAATGAAACAAAGATTGCAGGGTAGTCTCAGCTATGGCAATGACATCAAACCACATGCCATCGCCATGTAGAAATACAATGGACCTGACTTGTTTCAATAAATATCAACAACAAAACTTTTTTATAACAAACTTTGTTCAAATAACTAAAAACTCATAGATGTTAACCTGAGTAAGAGTGTCATAAAGAATAAATGCTATTAATGTGTTTTATACAATCCTTTTCCTGCGTGCTTATAAATATACCGTGATCTATCTCGAAATTGAATATCAAGCCTATACCATGACCAAAGCAACTCAGAACTGCAGAATTCAAGAAGTAGTAGAGGGCAATATTacctttattttccccaaatcactgggaaacaaaacaaaataaacatccaACTTCTGTCCTTTGTGTTGTTTGGCAAAATCTGCAACTTCTCCTATCATTAATTTGGCGACTTCCTCTTTTTTGAAGCCCAGATTACCAGTGCCAATGGCAGGGAAGGAGATGGATGAGTACTTGCCCTTGACTGCCTTGTCCAAGCATTTTCTAACAACTGAACGTAGAATCTAGGAAACAGATTAACAGAGCTTCAATCCTGGATGAACAAGGTTTCAAGCAGCAAAATTAACTCTATCGGGGATGTCAGAATCCGGTCTTGATGGCCTAAGTGCCAGCTGGccttggtgtgtttcagcagttCACAGCCAACTTTATATCACTGATTCACTCCATACACTTCCAAGTGCCTCAATAAGCTGAGGATTAAAAGGAAATTTACAAAAACCTACAGATGCTATGTCCCCTCAGGATTTGAACTGGACACCCAAGTATTGTGCCCCCTGGAACACTGCAGGTTGTTTGCAGGTCTAATTCTTTTCTCAGCAGATGTACAGAAGAGATGCTCAAAATCAAAAATGGCATGTGGAAATGAGAGCAAACACCCAAAACATTGGCCACTTCCAGACACactccctttcacacacacagtaccaatAGGCATCTGCCGTATGACCcagttaatgaaaaataaacagctcaCGAGTCATGGGATGAttgaattcattattaattcaaaaaataaaacttaccTTAGACCCATTATCTTCTATCACTGCACAAACAGTGTGGTATACACGAAAACAATCAAGATGATGGGAATTGGTTTCAATGACGTCCCCAAACTGACTGGTCAACTGTGATGCGTGTATCTCTTTTTGAATGTTGTTGCCAGCTTTTTTTAATATTGCTCTTGAAACATctcctttaaataaattaagGTCTGGAGATATTGTATTCACAATTACATCCACctataaaataagtaaaattaaacatgaaaatacCTGAAATAcaattgcattcatttcattttactacATTTACCAGTGATTTCTGAAACCATGTCTtcagattttatatatatatatatatatatatatatatatatatagagagagagagccttttttgaagaaatacatttcagcaAGAACAGACCAGGAAGGTCTCACATGGCATTCTGTAACTGTTAACTCACTAAAACTGTGCCACAGGTACGATATTTCTCCATACCTATCCTAGGCCTTTGGGCGAACTATTCCTGAATGACTAAGTAGTACTGTATAGTGATTGTATCTATACACGTTTCTGAAATACAAGATAGCCATACTGAATAACTGAAAGTGGGTCAGCATGATTATGAGCGTGTACCCTGACTCTGTGACATGGCATAGGCTTACCTTCTCTTGTTCAATGTGCCCTGTTTTGATATGCATTGTGACACTGCCCATCTGCAATGATGGCAACGCAGCCACACTGGTTCTGACATCCTTAACAGCTCCGCTGTAGGATGCCTTGGATTCCAGAATCTCTCTGAAAGCCTTCTCCATCGCTGAGACTGTAGGCTCATCATGATTGACCAGGCGAACTTCTGAAAGCTGTGAACCGTAGCGGTAATCTTTCACGGTGTTCACAATAACTTCTGCGCAGCGATCGAGAGGGAAATTAAACAGGCCAGAGCTCAGAGCAGGAATGGCAACAGATTGGAAGGATTTTCTTTCTGCCAAATGTAAGATGTTTTCAACTGCACGTTTCAATAAAGGTGATGCGTGCGCAACTTCTTCAGTGTTCGGTCGATAGAAAAGGATCGGACCTACGGCATGAATAATGGCTTTACAGGGGAGGGCCCCAGGTGGTGTGATGGCTACCTCTCCAGTGGCTACCTTTCCAAATTTTTTAACATACTGATTACTCAGCTGCTGGATCTGTGGCCCGCCAGCTTGAGAGAGTGCGCCTGCCAGCCCTGCCCCATGGCTGAGTTGCTCGTTGGCGGCATTGACGACGGCATCCACGCGGTGAGTGGTCAGGTCGTCCTTCCACACAGAGACCTCAGGCCCACCCGACAGAAGCACTGAGCACCGCTTCACCCCGCTCATCTGGGCTGTCCTGCTGTTCTCTATGTTGTGAAGAACGGCGCAGATGCCAAACTTTCTCTGCACAACATTGATCAGAACCTCACCACACTGGGCAAGGAACTGTGCAGTGGCAAGATCAACGGGGATCAACGTACTGTCATTCATGGTCGCCGGCTAAAATACCTGAGGAGAGAACTACAAAGAGCCCTTCTGAAAATGGTACAATGTTAAGAGACTTTTCAATGTTAAAGGGGCGGTTCaccctaaaataaaataaagctatatTGTCGCTTACTCAAGAGTGCTATCTATCCATCAAAGTAGTTTTGCTGAGATTTGATGAGTTTTGTATCTGCTGCAGCTAAACCCGGATACAACAGACCTCACCCAACATTTGTGGTGCTCAAAACACCAAGTGGAATTATAGCTTTATTTTgagtgaactgcccctttaaataaatttacatgTACTCATACTTTCTAtatacagaatgtgtgtgtgtgtaggcctattactgtatataaaatgtacatttgacaGACATTTATATCTAGCCTACTGTATGTGTCACTATACACTATATCAATTTGATTTTATGCGTACAGCACACAGGCaatgtcacaaagatgcttacAGCAGATAGAGAAAGAAAACTGGCCAAAACCAGGCCTGAATCCACCGAAAGCAAGCAACTGAACTTTGAATGTCATAATTCAAAATTTAAGTGACACCTACTTTGTGTTCAAATAGTGTTCAcgaaaacattttaactgtcaCACTACTGCACTACGACTACATAAAACAGTTGGAAACAACAATGGTGTAGCCAGCTGGGGCAGCCCCGACCACAACCctggattttattattattatttttttttttgttcagcgcTCATCTTTTTAACAATCAATTTACTCGTTATTAGAAATACGGGGCGGATAGCTCACCTAATACGCGATGACAATCTTTAAGCAATGCTAGAAACGCCCCTGCAATCACTTTTAGTAAACTATAATGATAAGTTACATATGTTaaagatgtttatttatttataattgcgaaaacaaaataaaagcgtTCTGCAAATAAGCGACAAGCGATATCCACAAGATTATAGCTGAATATAGCCGTTAGGCTAGCCTAACCATTGATAATATAACTTCTTTTAAGAGAAGTCGAGGGGACTTACCTCGCAGCTACCAACGAATGTCTGCTTTTTGGTAGACTCGTTCTTCTGCAGTTTATTTGACGGTAAAAACAAGTCAGGTAGTTTCCAGGAATCGAAAGTAAAAGAACAGCTATATAAATAACTTCCTTGTTCGTTTGTTTGTCTTCATGGGGTGTTACAAGCATTTCAGAGGTTTTCACTTATCTGATGCATAGGTCACATAGcaaaatgtctttgttgttattaaattaaacttttcaCTCTGTATGTTCAGCTCTAAAATCGAtccaataaacacaaaattgcATACTGTCTCCCAAATACATACAACTATAATTTAATTAGGTAAGCAGTACAAATTATCTAGAAATTGTTGGCTATAGAATATTCCCCTCAGTTTTAACCTATTTTCTAAAAATAGCATGTGTATTGTTAAATATCATGGGCCTATGTGCTAAACTACGTGAGTTAGCCCCGTTCAAATTTTACTGGCAGGAAAGAAGGAAGTGcatttttacagaaagaaaagtGAAACTGAACCGTAGACTACCTTACGCGCAAATGTAAAGAGACCGCATTTGAGAAACGGAGCGATGGAAGACTgtttccctttccccctctggGTGGAAGGAGACTGGAACCCGGGTACCCCTAAATTGAAAAACAAGCTTAACATTTACTTCCAGAGTAGAAAGTCTAACGGCGGTGACTGTTTGGTAGAATACGAAGCATCAGATGGACAGAGGGCGGTCGTGCGGTTCAAAACCCAAGAAGGTAAGTGCTCAACGATACAAATGCTCAGCATTCAATTCGACTGCGAATAATCTGTAAAGTCAATTCCTAGGCTTCCCATTAAATGTCATCGACCTGGAGTTTAACATTTATTCTCCGTAATCTCGCAAGGTGTTTTGACAATTTCCCACTGTTTCTAGTTACAATTACTTGGTTAAAACCACGACGTTACCACTCCACCTTTAAAACACTGGTAACCAAGTCTTGGTACATTGATTAATGTCTTTAAAATCTGTTTGTTCATAAAAACGTTTTGACAGCACAGTTACGTATTCGGCTTTCTCTCGCCCATGCGCAGTAAGAAAGAGAGTTCTTGAGAAACAAGGACACGAATTGAAACTTGGGCATGGAGTGCTGAAGCTGATCGTCGGACTGCCGCAATCTGAAGAGAAGTGCAATGTAAGCGTATATTGAATAGTCAACCGCTGGCAATTAACAGTGAATTTGCGTAGCCCACCAATTTCGCTAGTTGTAATCACTGCACAAAATCAAAATAGTAGCCTAATGTTGCCTAAAACAGAACCATGGTATCACAATCAGCAAAATCCTGTTATTTCTTTTGACAGAACTTTCCCGGAACATCAGGTGAAATCTGTGAGTAGGCCTACAGACTGcttgattaaaatattaaactgtACTGGATGGTTTATCGTATCATGTCGGTGTTGTAGATACCTGACTGACACTGCTATTTAATGATTATATCTGAGCTGTATTGTGTGAACTGTATAAGGAAAGCTCATGGACGGCGAAGAAGTCTCTTAGACTCAGATTATCGACAGAAAAACGTTAACTGTACGTCATAATTATATAGATAACGTCTCAAGCTGTGCACTTCATGAAAAACATGATGCAATTAGCTTTCAAGTGGCTAGAAACAACTttagacaacaacaacaagaaatgGCCTATTAAAGAAACATAATTTGGATTAATGATACTGTTATCacggagtgtagcacaatgggtaaggaactgggtttgtaaccgaaaggttgcaggttcgattcccgggtaaggatactgccgttgtacccttgagcaaggtacttaaccagaattgcttcagtatatatccagctgtata contains:
- the faima gene encoding fas apoptotic inhibitory molecule a, which encodes MSGDLVGVWEVALSDGVHRIEFEHGTTTGKRVIYIDGKEVVRRDWMFKLVGKETFTVGGTETKATINIDAVSGFAYEYTLEINGKSLKKYMENRAKVTSTWVLNLDGVDCRIVLEKDTMDIWCNGQKMETAGEFVEDGTETHFTVADHDCCIKAVSSGKKRDGLIHTLLVDGVEVTESTE
- the parp9 gene encoding protein mono-ADP-ribosyltransferase PARP9 isoform X1; the encoded protein is MNDSTLIPVDLATAQFLAQCGEVLINVVQRKFGICAVLHNIENSRTAQMSGVKRCSVLLSGGPEVSVWKDDLTTHRVDAVVNAANEQLSHGAGLAGALSQAGGPQIQQLSNQYVKKFGKVATGEVAITPPGALPCKAIIHAVGPILFYRPNTEEVAHASPLLKRAVENILHLAERKSFQSVAIPALSSGLFNFPLDRCAEVIVNTVKDYRYGSQLSEVRLVNHDEPTVSAMEKAFREILESKASYSGAVKDVRTSVAALPSLQMGSVTMHIKTGHIEQEKVDVIVNTISPDLNLFKGDVSRAILKKAGNNIQKEIHASQLTSQFGDVIETNSHHLDCFRVYHTVCAVIEDNGSKILRSVVRKCLDKAVKGKYSSISFPAIGTGNLGFKKEEVAKLMIGEVADFAKQHKGQKLDVYFVLFPSDLGKIKAFQNEMAFHKGKQSSEFSTASKEIYPVPSGSYDGGRARTGEQPCIELRSAFKADQREAARWIAEMVYLTSNKCTILNNHILYFGQKEHAELQDFQAAFDLSIREFLKDGIAGVTITGPKLGVREAALRVEALCCEAQEEFARTEESAMMHNVVRWRFTEFPGFEEPEITGTLERALLARCDTLTIEVDGCDLQVSLRKMEAKHPNGRGCHIDRKCLYRDNPMDLKFHNGSFYQRTVVDLKALGYADQDFIDLDVVKIEKVENPLLEHHFQQKERQVSGRPKRLYQQVPAQFCDLVCRVGFQRQYSPPKEQKYGAGIYFGGSSSAARKLAEHLENEEYMYIFQAQVLTGKDTMGSPDLIIPPALGSDPLCRYDSVSGGRDTHVIFNSHQALPVYLLTCRKHVQKGTSL
- the parp9 gene encoding protein mono-ADP-ribosyltransferase PARP9 isoform X3, which produces MNDSTLIPVDLATAQFLAQCGEVLINVVQRKFGICAVLHNIENSRTAQMSGVKRCSVLLSGGPEVSVWKDDLTTHRVDAVVNAANEQLSHGAGLAGALSQAGGPQIQQLSNQYVKKFGKVATGEVAITPPGALPCKAIIHAVGPILFYRPNTEEVAHASPLLKRAVENILHLAERKSFQSVAIPALSSGLFNFPLDRCAEVIVNTVKDYRYGSQLSEVRLVNHDEPTVSAMEKAFREILESKASYSGAVKDVRTSVAALPSLQMGSVTMHIKTGHIEQEKILRSVVRKCLDKAVKGKYSSISFPAIGTGNLGFKKEEVAKLMIGEVADFAKQHKGQKLDVYFVLFPSDLGKIKAFQNEMAFHKGKQSSEFSTASKEIYPVPSGSYDGGRARTGEQPCIELRSAFKADQREAARWIAEMVYLTSNKCTILNNHILYFGQKEHAELQDFQAAFDLSIREFLKDGIAGVTITGPKLGVREAALRVEALCCEAQEEFARTEESAMMHNVVRWRFTEFPGFEEPEITGTLERALLARCDTLTIEVDGCDLQVSLRKMEAKHPNGRGCHIDRKCLYRDNPMDLKFHNGSFYQRTVVDLKALGYADQDFIDLDVVKIEKVENPLLEHHFQQKERQVSGRPKRLYQQVPAQFCDLVCRVGFQRQYSPPKEQKYGAGIYFGGSSSAARKLAEHLENEEYMYIFQAQVLTGKDTMGSPDLIIPPALGSDPLCRYDSVSGGRDTHVIFNSHQALPVYLLTCRKHVQKGTSL
- the parp9 gene encoding protein mono-ADP-ribosyltransferase PARP9 isoform X2; protein product: MNDSTLIPVDLATAQFLAQCGEVLINVVQRKFGICAVLHNIENSRTAQMSGVKRCSVLLSGGPEVSVWKDDLTTHRVDAVVNAANEQLSHGAGLAGALSQAGGPQIQQLSNQYVKKFGKVATGEVAITPPGALPCKAIIHAVGPILFYRPNTEEVAHASPLLKRAVENILHLAERKSFQSVAIPALSSGLFNFPLDRCAEVIVNTVKDYRYGSQLSEVRLVNHDEPTVSAMEKAFREILESKASYSGAVKDVRTSVAALPSLQMGSVTMHIKTGHIEQEKVDVIVNTISPDLNLFKGDVSRAILKKAGNNIQKEIHASQLTSQFGDVIETNSHHLDCFRVYHTVCAVIEDNGSKILRSVVRKCLDKAVKGKYSSISFPAIGTGNLGFKKEEVAKLMIGEVADFAKQHKGQKLDVYFVLFPSDLGKIKAFQNEMAFHKGKQSSEFSTASKGSYDGGRARTGEQPCIELRSAFKADQREAARWIAEMVYLTSNKCTILNNHILYFGQKEHAELQDFQAAFDLSIREFLKDGIAGVTITGPKLGVREAALRVEALCCEAQEEFARTEESAMMHNVVRWRFTEFPGFEEPEITGTLERALLARCDTLTIEVDGCDLQVSLRKMEAKHPNGRGCHIDRKCLYRDNPMDLKFHNGSFYQRTVVDLKALGYADQDFIDLDVVKIEKVENPLLEHHFQQKERQVSGRPKRLYQQVPAQFCDLVCRVGFQRQYSPPKEQKYGAGIYFGGSSSAARKLAEHLENEEYMYIFQAQVLTGKDTMGSPDLIIPPALGSDPLCRYDSVSGGRDTHVIFNSHQALPVYLLTCRKHVQKGTSL